The DNA window ATATAATTTTCATACGAAAACCAAAGAAAGGACCGTGCTGGCTAAACAACGACGTATACATTTAACACTGTTTTGTAGGTAAATTAGCTTCTAATATGCAAATGTGGAAGTAGAATCCCAATATAGGAAATATATAACCGTTTTTTATATTGTTGGCAAATATTGAACTCTAAATTATGTACGATTTGTCTTTAGATCTAGTTTAACTTAAGTCTAACTACGTATAATTCTCTATAGATTTAATTCTGTCCTCTTTGAATATATTTTGGTTATTAGTCTACTAATGCTCCataatgtttgatttttattataGCTTTGCCTTAAATTACTTCTCACACTTTAAGGATAGATCTTACGCCATTATAACCATCACATCAAACTACTTTCGAGACTTATCAACCTTCAATGTTTTCATATCCAACCCTATAAAAAGATAATTATGAGACTCAAGATCCAATGCAATAGTAATgttatataaactttaaaaattttaaatatcatttaataccTCTTTTGGTTCTATAAATATAGCTAAATTATCACTTTCGCActtgtattgttttttttatcagTTTGGCTTTTATATTTTCATCTTGTATAGCTCGTTACCCCAATTCAatttttcgttaaaaaatttaaaccacCAAATGACACTGTCATCTGTAAAAAAATACTTacaaataaaaaaacccaaaaatattaaaacttaggaaattataaaaactaaaaaatcatatttttttcaaaaattataaaaaatattttttaaaaattacaaatatgcgaaatttaaaaaaatcataaaattaaaaaaattgtttgtttGGAATTTAAggtttttagaaaaattttaagaatttaatggttttatttaatttaggatttttttttacattttaatgaaatttttaatattttaaaaagaattttgaaatttttagtaaaaaatagcataaaattcttaaaatttataatagaattctttttttttttcaaaaatatgaaatttcaaacaaacaaactttttaaagttttgcatacttataattttaaattttttgtatataatatttcaaaatagattataatttttttaactgaGTTTTAAGATTTCCTgggcttttaaaaaaattttcatagtcttgttatatttttttgaaaaaaagtaaagcacttttttgttatttttcttgaCACATGGTATCGTGTTAttggttggtttaattttttttaacaaaaatttggGTTAGATAATGGGGATTACAAAAATAAAGTACAAGACCAAAcggataaaaaaatagaataataccAAAGTGATAATTTATTTATAGTATAGAGACCCAAAGAAGTATTAAGTATATtatataaaagaagtagagagtAGAAACTTTGAGCTTTGggatagtttttaatttttaaaatatatattttttgttatatttaaagttttaaattaaattttaaatatggttTTCTTatcattaataatattaaaatttgtaaataataaaaactttgaATATTGTgcattaaatttaaaacaaaatctaAACGCGTTGCATACGatgaaataattttaatacatattgagagattaataaaaattaaataatatcgtGATGTTGTTGGGAATGTGACATCTGTAAATGAACATGACAGAGGTTATTGATTGTTTTTAAAAGCATAAATCAATACtgctttataaaaataaaataataaaaagagcatGCACGTTAACCATTAGGTAGGGATGGAATTAATCGATTCATCCTGCTTCACGGTGGCCACTAACAACGCGTGAAACCCACTGTCCCTGGAAAACTTCAAGCACTCACCCATCCCTACCTTCAAATAAACCCTACAAACACCTTATCTAAACTCTCTTTCCCTGTCTCTCGCTTTATGGTGCTTTGACCCATCCATCTCCTCTGGTTTTGTACCTACAAGCCGATTCCATTCACACTACTGGGAACTGGCTTCTAAACCTTatgtaagctttttttttttatgacATGTTTCTTCTGTTTTGTTAAGTCAGATGATTTGCACCCAAAAGCTTTTTCTTTTGTGATTTTTGGTGTGGGTTGATGAATAGTGTGTTTTTAGCTGATTTGATTTTATGGGGTTTTGCTTAATTTCTCTTCTTTTGGGGGGGATCTTCTTTGCGAGCTAAGCAAAGGGATTTCTTGGCATTTCTGTAGGTTGGATGGTTAATCGATTTGTTTCTTTGGGATGGTTGTTGGGTGTTGAATTTTGAGATACAGAACTAATTCGATTGAAAAAGGTATGcaatacttaataattaaatgTTTTTCAATATATTTGGGATCTGATACTTAACTTCGTAGatagaaagaaaatcaatgtGGAGCTAAGctattgttttcatttttaaaccCAACTTGGATACCTTTCTTTTTCTGGCTATGCAAATAGTTCTATAAAATGCTTCCTACTCCATATATGTAGGCTACTTGTAAATCACACACAACTTTACTGTTCTTCCTCttaaaaaaatggagagacagAGGGCACTGAATGAAATCTCAAACTGTTTCCATAAATGATGATGATgcatttattactcttttgagtGTTGAGACTAATGAGCCCTTTCATGTTGATCTTTTGCATTTCAGATTAGTTATGGGAACTCTTGCAATTGACAACGAGGATTTGGATTCGGATATATACCTTGCTTTGGGGCTCAAAAGATTAGGTAAAGGAGCTATTGGTACTCCACGGATTTTAACACTTCTTTCTTCACTCCTTGAGAAATCTGTCCAAAAGAATGAGATGCAAATAGAGACAGTGAGCGCTAAAGTCAACATTGCAATCTTCCATGGCTTAAGAGTTCCCACCATAAGCATTCGACAATATATTGATCGAATCTTCAAGTATGCTCGGTGCAGTCCTTCCTGCTTTCTTGTTGCATACATTTACTTGGATAGGTTCGGTCAACAAACTGATGTGCAGTTGACTTCCCGTAATGTTCATCGGCTCCTTATTACCAGTGTTATGGTGGCAGCAAAATTTATTGATGACACGTAAGTGTTAACCAATTTCACGACTCATTGATAATGAACTCTTTCTCGTTGTTTTACAAGCTAGGGTTTATTGGGTGGAAAATGCAAGCCTTTCCTTTAGGTGGTTGGGGTTTATGCATTTGTACCGAGACAAATATCTCCTATAGGATTGTATATAGAGGTTTATCTTAGATAGCCTTTGCGCAACAATTTAATGATAAACATGTATAAGTTCAGTTAGAAGAAAAGTACATTCCATTTTGCAGCACTTCATTCCATTGTCTTTTGCAGGTATTTCAACAATGCATATTATGCCCGAGTGGGAGGAATAAGCACAGCTGAATTGAACAGGTTGGAGATGAAATTTTTGCTTAGTCTAGATTTTAGACTTCAAGTGAGCATCAATACGTTTCAAAGATACTGTTTACAGCTCCAAAAGGAAGGGAATCAAGTTGAACGGCCTATCCGAGCTTGTGGGATTAAAGAGAGTTGGCCCAGCAAAAGTGATACGCAGTGTGCTCCCACAATTGCAAGATGAAGTCAAATTCTGAGTCCTAGAGAATTTGGTTTTATCAATTCTTGTGCCAAACGTAGTTTTAGTGATGATTCTTCAAGGAACACcaaacttggttttttttttttgcataaattTTTAGGCCATCAGTTGGCATGATTGTTTCCATCTTTGAAGCTCTTGTTTATTTCTTCCCTGCACCTTGTGTTTTTACCTTTCTAACCTCCTTGTGCAGAAGGCATGTTGTATACTAAATGCTGACTTTGTGCTGCTCATCAAATTTAGTGGTTGGAGTTTCCCCAATCCATATTTTTCCAAGTTTTGGTCATAGCTTTCATCTCTTCCTATCATCTTCCTTCCTTTTAATGTTGAATTGAGATAAAACTGAAACCATATGCATTTTTTATTGCATTGCAGTTCAATTCTCATAGATGATAAGAACGAGCGACAAAGAATTCTTGTCAATGGAGGAATATACATAATGAAATTTGAAATGAATATAAAATACAGCGAGGTTATGATAGCAGAGGTTGGAAAATTTTAGAACCTAATCTTACACCACATGAATCTACAGATTCAGGGCCCCTTTGTAAATTCAGGCCATTCAGTAAGCTCCCGACAACCCAGCAGCATCTATTTAATCAAGGCTGTCATGATTTCCACCAACATATAGCTGTAAACTCTGTATGTCATCACATTTCTCCACCATCAATATGCAATATGCTTCTGGTGTCTGTTTATATCCACCGTTGTATCCTCGAGCTGAGAAAATTTAAGACTTGATAGCCACATACATCCAACGGTATTATCTAGGTCTTTCCAGTGCAACCCAACCAAACTTCCCTTTTCGAAAATCAGACAGGACACGAAAGGCTGCTTGGTGGACATCCCCATTGAACAATCGAAGGGCTAACTTCTCAATGAACCTGAAATGCAGAAGATAAACAACCAAATCAATTTGGGATTCAGGTAAAAGGAAATGTCCAGATGAGTTTTAACTCCATGAAAAGCTTCCGAAACTAAATCCTTTCTCAGTGTGCATAAGACTGGGTTTTTATTTGATTATCACGGCAATGATTGCCTATATATTTTTGTTGATTTGTTCTTCCTGATAGGACTTCTAGAATATTTTACAGATCGTCAGCCTATCTTTCTGAAGTTAAATTATGAAGTGGCAGATCAAGACATACATTTTACCGCACTGACCATCCACATCGATCTTGTAGCGGTTTTGAAGAGCTTTCATCCCTGGCAAGCACAAAAATAAAAACTGTTAGCAGCAGCTAGTTTCAGCCAAAAGTTTAAAGCTTTAAATCATAAATTGTTTTAGgaaaaagaaaacctcaaggaaAAATGTAAAGAACAAGACTTGTGCGATTCAGAATTGCAAATCAACAGAAAATTTACTTTATTAAGCTCTTCAAATACCAAATCAGTATACCACATTGTTTGTAACGCATTATTTCTACAGCCTAGAATAAGCAATAGTTTTGGACAAGGTTAATTCTATCAGTtggaataaataatttaattctgCCAACTCTTCCTTAGCTCCTAATACAGGGTTTTAGGTCTACAAAGAAAATAACTAGAGGACTTTTATTTATGGAAACCACTTGTTTTCCCAGCTTTTTCTCAAAATCTTCATTATATATGGCATAAGAAACACAACCATCAGCTTATTCACAAAATGCTTTGAGGGAGGGGAAAAAATTGCAAACGCATCCATTATATACCTCCTGAAAAAGAAACAAGTATCTTATCGGTCATGAAATGTCTATTAAATACCCTGTCCCGGTTTTGAATCTCAATTATCCTTAACTTCTTCAGTTCAGCTTCTTACATCTATTCATAGTCCCCCTGTAGCTACGGTAATTACATCATCTTGATCAAACAAAAAAGGAAGCAAGATCACTTTTCTACAAGATTATTAGTTCTTTGTATTCATCACCCATTTTAGTATAGTCATACCACAGAAGCTATTGTTAGCAGTCTGTTACTAACATAGAAGATGCCAATATTAACCAGCCTTTCAGTTTATTGCTTTCCAATATGTGATGTGATGCAAATTGAAATTGTGAAGCACTATTCAATTTGACATGAAAGTCCAAGCTATGGAACTGAAGTGCTTTCTTGACagaaaggaaaaggaaatgacACCAAATAATGTTATATGCATGATGCATAATTACATACCTACTGTTGGAAGTTTTGCTAACATCTGCACAAGAATGGCAGCAACATCAGCAACGTCATATGACCTCTCTCCAATGTCATCACAAATGGCAAGCTTTATTGCCGCTGCTTGATCACTAATTCGCATTGGGAGTATCCCAGGAGAATCCAGCAACTCAAGATCTTTCCCAAACCGAACCCATCTTTCAAAAGAAGTAAAAGGGATAAAAATATGAGTAATTTGAAAGATGCTGTTTCATGTCAagcttaaaagaaatttcaaaatgttgttctgtaaaaacaaaagagaaaagttgTTCTATGCAGATGAAATGATATAACAGATCACTTTAACTCTGAAATTCTTATAGTACATTTAACGGAAAAAGAAATCATTATAGCATACAATAAACAAAATTTCTAATCACagaaaaattgtaaaagaaacccAGTAATTGTCAACGATAACAAAACTCAGGACTTTTTAGGATTTCACAGTGCAAGATTAGAACTTTCAAAACTCTTTCAATGATCTTCTTCTTTAAACCCTTACCTTTCCTCTTCCTCGTTAATTTCACATCTATATCACAGTTAAGAAACAAAAACCAAAAGAATACATACTTCAGTTCTCTTGTAACTCCAGGTCTGGAAGCAGCTGGGCACATTCTTCGTTTTAGCAAACGGTTGATCAAAGATGACTTCCCAACATTTGGGTACCCAACTATTCCAGCTCGAACCTGGAAAAAATTTTGAAAGCCACCAACATTTATATTAACATTTGATATGAAGCTTTAGAATATGGGTTCAATACTGATATATAGGTACATTACAGAGGTATCTAAATAATTCTAACATTTCTACACACCTAACTCATGCAACTCCAGTAGGAGTTAACCAGCTTATTGAACAAAATTCATCACAGTCAGTCTTTGGACATAAAACTTGTCAACAATCCAAACCAATGTTTGCATTATATAGTTCACGAAATAAACAgaaaaaacatgcaaaaattaaagtGACCAAAGAAGCTAAGACACGACTCAAGAAAGAAGATACAAGCATGCAACTAATGCAGTGAAACCCACCGGACGAGGAAGGAGACCTTTGGCTCTACGTTTAACATTTACTCCTGCTGCTAAAGACTTTGCCAATCGACTAAGCTTCATAGTCCCCTGAGTTTGCCAAATTCAGATAAGTAACTTACCAAAACAATTTTCAAAACCACAAAAGTAAAAAGGTCAAAATAGAAATATTTGATTCATATACCATTCCAAGTTGCCCATTTGAGAAGACAACTTTGGTTCCCTGCCTTGAGAAATGCATTGCCCAAGCATTCCTATCTGCAGTGGATATCATGTCTTCCCGGTTCAAAACCAAAATCCTCTTTCGATTACCAAGCCATAAATCCATCTGTGGGCATAGCAAACTCAGCACATACTAAGTTAACACAGGCAGGCAGGCAAAAGCAAGAGTGGTCATTCAGCTAAACATGTAATAAACAAATCGTGGAAAAGGCTAACCTGAGGATGTGTGGTCGATAAAGGAATTCTAGCATCTCGTACTTCTATAACCACATCTATTAACTTGAGTTgctcttttaattctttttctgtTTTTGCAATATGCCCAGGATACCACTGTGTACCATTTGCCAAAAGATAAATTCAATATCATTTTTAAGGCTCATCAGAAATTTAACAAGAGAGTAAACAGCAACCCATACCTGGACTGGACGCAGTGCCCTGGTCCAGTAGTAAAGATCAGCATCCATTTCAGCCCAATCAATTTCATCGTCAACCGCCTCAGTCACACTCCCGTTTTCACGCCATGTTGGTGTTTTTCCACCCACAATCTGCAACGCCTTGTCAGCGAGTAAGTCCAGGAATAAATGAAGGGAGAATTACAGAAACAAAACAATGACATCATGGGCTATGTTATGGGGATAAAATAAGCTTGCCTGAATGGCGGGTGGAGGCGAGAAGAGAGAAGCTGTGGCTGAGAGAGCTCTCGTTTGAGGAAATTTGGGGTTTGGGTATGGAGAGGTTCGGCATTGAATTGAGTGAGTGGAGACATGCGGACACGGCAGAAACCATCGTCCTGATAGCTGTAAAGTCATCTGCGTATCACAAAACAGCTTCTCTCTAATTGGAGATCCCTCTAGGTAAGTCGGAATTTCAGGCCAGTTACTTAGCTCAGGTAATGTTAATGAACAGAACGATGAATTGCGGGAGAGTTGGAGTGAATTTTAGCATCTTTTATTTGAGATAAGATACTTTAAAACCATAGTACGGGTCCCAGTCCCATGGTGCTGGTTACCTGTTTCGGGCTTTCAGCCAAAGCCCCATAACAAAGCCATTTCAATGTCAGTCATTTGTGACCACTTATACTAGTTGAAGCCTTTTAGGCCCCAAATCATTGGGTTAGTCATCGTTAATCCGTTGTGACAAATTGGGGAAATATTTTGAGTAGTTAGAATTGTTCATGCTCAGGCTACTTGTTTAGATATGAAGTCCGCctgaaatttaaaagaatttaagcAAAAATATTATGTTCAAAAATGGGATTGAGCaaaaaaataagctcatttaaaatatgaattgggCTTGGGTTTGAACATTCAAGGCTCGAGCCTAACTAACTCGAtctattttaagtttataatattttatattatgttaagatgactatacaAAAAAttccaataaataaaaaatgtataagattattaaatactaaaatagtataatataaataattttttaaaaaataaaaaggacgggcctaaaatgggcttaggttagtcttttacaaatatgagtagatttgaacaaaattttgggGTCAAGCCGAGCTTGGGCAAgcataaagtatattaatatcatgcttagattcaacccaacccaacccataAGCACCTCTAGCTTGAACATTCAACTAATGTAGTTACACTGGCTGGTACACACCGTTCAATAACAAACCAAAATGATTACCTTTTATTTTCACATTAGTGTAAATTTTAGCCTATACCAATTACACCAACTCGTTTTAACCTTCGGTTGCACCAATCAAGATAATGTGCTCCTACCGAAGCATGAATAatgttaaaaacaaataaaattattattttttaactaactttaatattttttattaatcaaatttaaGATTGGAATTTTTAACCAAAGTAAagcaactttaaattttaaagtagaaatttaatgaataataaaaaaataagaatttataTAACACATAaactataaagaaaaaaaaatctgaattctTGACAATATTTTATGTATGTTTTTGTTGAacttgtatttatatatttaaaatggaatgtagattttttttatataatgttgtGGATAAATTTATTGTTTAATGTGTGGAATATTTTTGTTGATGAAGTTTATTGATGAGTAttttaaataatcaattaatatttttatatttaaaattatttaatttaattatatttaatatttaaaaaaatagatacatCAAAACAATCCAATACCAATTCCAACAATGTTAATTGAAGAGAATAACATTTTGGAGTTTCACACAGATTCCTGGCTAtgatttgaatttattttcaagAGTAGGATTTGAAAAGTTAGAAGTTAGTACGCAActttcactttattttttttctggTTTAGGTAAACTACATCAACCGACTTTCAAAAGTGATGTAACTTATTACTTATTACATTTTATCttcattaaaatatataattaatttgatacttcaactatattttaaaataatttaaaaaatgtaaaatcgTTTACTAATGGGAGCCTGGATTCAGTAGTAGGAGTATGGTGTGTTTTGGAAGCGTTGTATAGATACTCACCTCAAGTTGCAGCTTAATTATTAGTACCTGTAAGAGTGAAATTTTGTCTAGGATTTACATAGGTGTTCCACTTGTGACTAGAAGGCTTACGCAAAATTACTGTGCTCCATTATTGCAAAAGATCTCAACCAGAATTCATAATTCGACAAGTAGATTACAGCTTCCCCGGTTCTTTTGGAAG is part of the Gossypium hirsutum isolate 1008001.06 chromosome D11, Gossypium_hirsutum_v2.1, whole genome shotgun sequence genome and encodes:
- the LOC107912434 gene encoding cyclin-P3-1, with protein sequence MGTLAIDNEDLDSDIYLALGLKRLGKGAIGTPRILTLLSSLLEKSVQKNEMQIETVSAKVNIAIFHGLRVPTISIRQYIDRIFKYARCSPSCFLVAYIYLDRFGQQTDVQLTSRNVHRLLITSVMVAAKFIDDTYFNNAYYARVGGISTAELNRLEMKFLLSLDFRLQVSINTFQRYCLQLQKEGNQVERPIRACGIKESWPSKSDTQCAPTIAR
- the LOC107912433 gene encoding DAR GTPase 3, chloroplastic, yielding MTLQLSGRWFLPCPHVSTHSIQCRTSPYPNPKFPQTRALSATASLFSPPPAIQIVGGKTPTWRENGSVTEAVDDEIDWAEMDADLYYWTRALRPVQWYPGHIAKTEKELKEQLKLIDVVIEVRDARIPLSTTHPQMDLWLGNRKRILVLNREDMISTADRNAWAMHFSRQGTKVVFSNGQLGMGTMKLSRLAKSLAAGVNVKRRAKGLLPRPVRAGIVGYPNVGKSSLINRLLKRRMCPAASRPGVTRELKWVRFGKDLELLDSPGILPMRISDQAAAIKLAICDDIGERSYDVADVAAILVQMLAKLPTVGMKALQNRYKIDVDGQCGKMFIEKLALRLFNGDVHQAAFRVLSDFRKGKFGWVALERPR